One window of the Zea mays cultivar B73 chromosome 3, Zm-B73-REFERENCE-NAM-5.0, whole genome shotgun sequence genome contains the following:
- the LOC100381723 gene encoding Exocyst complex component EXO70B1-like codes for MPPPPVAPSAAAAMPPVTSLERTVRTLDRQISQFVAMDRLIWADSADADAFLEAVDDLIGTVQELDAAGTNRGLLDRADELLSRCMARLEDEFRALIERPDDAAPQVTGGFGSDESEEDEYDADDGFGDEPIPIARPVSDFDIVIDALPPGSVSDVHQIARRMVDAGFGRECAEAYAAARRGFIDESVARLGIRSRTVDEVHSLPWEELEFDIARWIPAFKMVFRILIPSERRLCDRVFEGLAPYGDLAFVAAVRTQALQLISFGDAVAAASRAPERLFRVIDMYEAVRDLLSDLDPVFSDPYSAALRAEVSAVCNTLGSSIKGIFMELENLIRRDPARVAVPGGGIHPITRYVMNYLRAACGSRQTLEEVMEGDLGAVGTAAIAVDPDRPTSSLAVHIAWIMDVLHKNLETKSKIYRDPPLASIFLMNNGKYIIHKVNDSELGVLLGDEWMKQIMSRVRRWSVEYQRGAWAKVISVLQTGGPGVGSITAKSMLQKMQMFNSYLEEICAVQSDWVIADEQLRADVKSAIVDSVMPAYRGLIGRLRSSPEAARDLFIKYTPEDVQERIQHLFEGVAK; via the coding sequence ATGCCGCCCCCTCCAGTGGCGCCGTCGGCTGCCGCGGCCATGCCCCCGGTGACGTCGCTGGAGCGGACCGTGCGCACGCTGGACCGGCAGATCTCGCAGTTCGTCGCCATGGATAGGCTCATATGGGCGGACTCAGCGGACGCGGACGCGTTCCTAGAGGCGGTGGACGACCTCATCGGAACCGTGCAGGAGCTGGATGCCGCCGGGACCAACCGCGGGCTGCTCGACCGCGCCGACGAGCTGCTGAGCCGGTGCATGGCCCGGCTGGAGGACGAATTTCGGGCTCTCATCGAGCGCCCCGACGACGCGGCGCCTCAGGTTACCGGTGGGTTCGGGTCCGATGAAAGCGAGGAGGATGAGTACGACGCGGATGACGGCTTTGGCGACGAGCCAATCCCAATCGCGAGGCCGGTCTCGGACTTCGACATCGTTATAGATGCTCTTCCGCCGGGCTCGGTCTCTGATGTTCACCAGATTGCCCGGCGGATGGTGGACGCTGGCTTTGGCCGCGAGTGCGCCGAGGCATACGCGGCCGCACGCCGCGGTTTCATCGACGAGAGCGTCGCTCGCCTTGGCATCCGTTCCCGTACGGTCGACGAGGTCCACTCCTTACCATGGGAGGAGCTCGAGTTTGACATTGCTCGCTGGATCCCAGCCTTCAAGATGGTGTTTCGCATCCTAATCCCCAGCGAGCGCCGCCTCTGTGATCGTGTCTTCGAAGGCCTTGCTCCGTACGGCGACCTTGCCTTTGTTGCTGCCGTGCGCACCCAGGCGCTTCAGCTTATTTCATTCGGAGATGCAGTTGCTGCTGCCAGCCGCGCGCCAGAACGGCTCTTCCGTGTTATTGACATGTATGAAGCAGTAcgagacctcctttctgacctcgaTCCTGTCTTCTCTGATCCCTACTCTGCAGCTCTACGTGCTGAGGTATCAGCTGTATGCAACACTCTTGGCTCCTCAATCAAGGGTATATTCATGGAGCTGGAAAATCTCATCCGCCGTGACCCAGCCCGTGTTGCTGTGCCTGGTGGTGGTATACATCCTATCACTCGGTATGTCATGAACTATCTCCGTGCTGCTTGTGGTTCACGGCAAACATTGGAAGAGGTGATGGAAGGTGACTTGGGTGCTGTTGGCACAGCGGCTATTGCTGTCGACCCTGATCGCCCTACTTCGTCGCTAGCTGTGCACATAGCTTGGATCATGGATGTGCTTCACAAAAATTTGGAGACCAAATCAAAGATATACAGGGATCCACCACTTGCTTCCATATTCTTGATGAATAATGGGAAATACATTATTCACAAGGTCAATGACAGTGAGCTTGGGGTTTTGCTTGGTGATGAATGGATGAAGCAGATAATGAGCAGGGTGCGCAGGTGGAGTGTGGAGTACCAGCGTGGGGCCTGGGCAAAAGTCATATCAGTGCTGCAGACCGGAGGTCCTGGCGTTGGCAGTATCACTGCAAAATCCatgcttcagaagatgcagatgtTCAACAGCTACCTGGAGGAGATTTGCGCGGTGCAGTCAGATTGGGTGATTGCAGATGAGCAGCTACGAGCAGATGTTAAGTCAGCGATAGTGGATTCTGTTATGCCTGCATATAGAGGCTTAATTGGGAGATTGAGATCATCTCCTGAAGCTGCCCGAGACTTGTTCATCAAATACACCCCAGAGGATGTTCAGGAACGCATCCAACATCTATTTGAAGGGGTGGCCAAGTGA
- the LOC103651054 gene encoding exocyst complex component EXO70B1, with protein MDETLQALDDLISQFLSLDRSLWSSSDDAEAFLEAVDELTSTIHGLESTSADHALLESFDLLLERCSARLKDEFQRLVGTSGFSDDDHGDRSSKRSQNEDANDHTFVAQPVRNFDIIVDALPEGVVTEANRVARRMIAAGFGDTCAETYASARRSFIDESIARLGVDAHWEEEELCNKSTTAWEELETRIMRWIPATRVVFHILIPSERHLCDCIFEGFTSYADLAFATACRPFLQPLSFAEAIAAAAGHRPESLFRMVDMYDALTDILPVLDEALDHEVVAAPRERLGLSIKGIFVALEKLIRGDPCESSPPDGGLHPITRYVMNYLMAACVSRHTLEEVMLVEFGRADETCPVDPDRPTSSLAICFAWIVDVLIANLESKSRIYGHAPLGCVFLINNGIYIIKKVSGCELKILLGEDWTRVMSAKVHQWVLEYRRATWGRAVAILETDRRPGSSSSSVMLEKLNRFHTFLEAICQVQSRWVLVDKQQAVDLSVMVEELVAPVYRDTVEMLKATEDVGVSYVRPEDVKSRIQRLFKAMAKS; from the coding sequence ATGGATGAAACCCTGCAAGCACTCGATGATCTGATCTCCCAGTTCCTGAGCCTGGACCGGTCCCTCTGGTCCAGTTCTGACGATGCCGAGGCCTTCTTAGAAGCCGTGGACGAACTGACTTCCACCATCCATGGCCTCGAGAGCACCTCAGCGGACCATGCGCTCCTTGAGAGCTTTGACCTCCTTCTAGAGCGATGTTCCGCGAGGCTCAAGGATGAGTTCCAGCGTCTGGTGGGCACATCCGGCTTCAGCGACGACGACCATGGTGACCGCAGTTCCAAGAGAAGCCAGAATGAAGACGCCAACGACCACACCTTTGTAGCCCAGCCAGTCAGAAACTTTGACATCATCGTCGATGCCTTGCCGGAGGGCGTAGTCACCGAGGCAAACCGAGTCGCGAGAAGGATGATTGCTGCCGGTTTTGGCGATACGTGTGCGGAGACCTACGCCTCTGCACGCCGCAGCTTCATTGACGAGAGCATTGCTCGACTTGGGGTTGACGCTcattgggaagaagaagaattgtGCAATAAGTCAACAACAGCATGGGAGGAGCTCGAGACTCGGATCATGCGCTGGATACCTGCAACACGCGTTGTGTTCCACATCTTGATCCCGAGCGAGCGTCACCTGTGCGACTGCATCTTCGAAGGATTCACATCCTACGCTGACCTTGCCTTCGCCACCGCATGCAGACCTTTCCTCCAACCCCTGTCCTTCGCTGAAGCTATCGCTGCTGCTGCCGGACATAGGCCGGAGAGTCTCTTCCGCATGGTCGACATGTACGATGCCTTAACCGATATCCTTCCTGTCCTTGACGAAGCCTTGGATCACGAGGTCGTGGCTGCTCCTCGTGAACGTCTTGGACTGTCAATCAAGGGCATATTTGTGGCTCTAGAAAAGCTGATACGCGGTGACCCGTGCGAGTCTTCGCCGCCAGATGGTGGACTGCATCCGATAACCAGGTACGTGATGAACTACCTCATGGCAGCCTGCGTGTCTCGCCACACTCTGGAGGAAGTGATGCTCGTGGAGTTCGGTCGTGCTGATGAAACATGTCCAGTCGACCCTGACCGTCCCACGTCGTCACTGGCGATCTGCTTTGCTTGGATCGTGGACGTGCTGATAGCGAATCTCGAGTCCAAATCCAGGATCTATGGTCACGCTCCTCTTGGCTGTGTCTTCCTGATCAACAACGGGATCTACATAATCAAGAAAGTCAGTGGATGCGAGCTTAAGATCTTGCTGGGCGAGGATTGGACCAGGGTGATGTCTGCGAAGGTTCACCAGTGGGTGCTGGAGTACCGCCGGGCTACCTGGGGCAGGGCCGTAGCAATACTTGAGACTGACAGAAGACCTGGCAGTAGTTCGAGTAGTGTTATGCTAGAGAAACTGAACCGCTTCCATACCTTTctggaagccatctgccaggtgcAGTCACGGTGGGTACTGGTGGATAAGCAGCAGGCAGTGGATCTGAGCGTTATGGTTGAGGAGCTGGTTGCTCCGGTCTACAGGGACACAGTTGAGATGTTGAAGGCAACAGAGGATGTAGGGGTTTCGTATGTGCGACCTGAGGACGTGAAGTCACGGATTCAGAGGTTGTTCAAAGCAATGGCCAAGTCATAG
- the LOC103652419 gene encoding F-box protein At5g46170, whose product MLWRAAAAEGEDHFDRVPDSLVLLIFNKLADARSLGRCSAVSRRFSALVPLVDDACLRIDRVIPADAADAGAPRPRAALSHLLESVLLAVLKPFAHCDAKSASPQKHAQQQQQHHSPAQVLRNFSSIRSLRMELPVSDVGTDDGVVLRWKAVFGSTLQSCVILDGTRVDRAAAAGPPHAPSSAPPAGDDDGGSIPESLYTNGGLKLRAVWTISSLIAAATRHYLLREIVKEHPTLERVALTDADGPMKEAVATLGKRHAYLLEMNGF is encoded by the coding sequence ATGCtctggagggcggcggcggcggagggcgAGGACCACTTCGACCGGGTGCCCGACTCCCTCGTGCTGCTCATCTTCAACAAGCTGGCCGACGCGCGGTCGCTGGGGCGCTGCTCCGCGGTGTCGCGCCGCTTCAGCGCGCTGGTCCCGCTCGTGGACGACGCCTGCCTGCGCATCGACCGCGTCATCCCcgccgacgccgccgacgcgggggCGCCGCGCCCGCGCGCCGCGCTCTCGCACCTCCTCGAGTCCGTGCTGCTCGCCGTGCTCAAGCCCTTCGCGCACTGCGACGCCAAGTCCGCGTCGCCGCAAAAGCacgcgcagcagcagcagcagcaccactCGCCCGCCCAGGTGCTGAGGAACTTCAGCAGCATCCGCAGCCTCCGGATGGAGCTCCCGGTCTCCGACGTGGGCACCGACGACGGCGTCGTGCTCAGGTGGAAGGCCGTGTTCGGCAGCACGCTGCAGAGCTGCGTCATCCTCGACGGCACCAGGGTGGACCGCGCCGCGGCCGCGGGACCGCCGCACGCCCCCTCCTCCGCTCCCCCCGcgggcgacgacgacggcggcagcATCCCGGAGTCCCTGTACACCAACGGCGGCCTCAAGCTGCGCGCCGTCTGGACCATCAGCTCCCTCATCGCCGCGGCCACCAGGCACTACCTCCTCCGCGAGATCGTCAAGGAGCACCCCACCCTGGAGCGGGTGGCGCTGACGGACGCCGACGGGCCCATGAAGGAGGCCGTGGCCACGCTCGGCAAGCGCCACGCCTACCTGCTCGAGATGAACGGCTTCTAG